Genomic window (Kogia breviceps isolate mKogBre1 chromosome 15, mKogBre1 haplotype 1, whole genome shotgun sequence):
GGATTTTATAACAGCTTCGGAGATTtgggaagtcccaagaaaggGGGAGAACATGGATGGGGGATGCTGAGAGACTGATAGAAGCAAGTAGAGGACAGAGAACACATCAGGAAAGGAACAGAACACAAAGTAACAAGAGGCCCGGTGGTGACAGGCTGCCCATACCAAGCTAAGGAGTCAGGACTTTAGTTTATATGTAGTTGAGCCAGTTCCAATTTTAagggttgaaaaataaaatattttaggaagacTAATTTGGCAGTACTTTTCAGGAAGCCTAATTAGGAAGCTACTAAAGAATATCcaattaagaaataataaattaaaaataaggtttTTTGAAAGGCATTATGAGATTTAAACTAACCAGTTTACTTTCTGATTGTTAAAGCATCCCTCAGATTTTGTCAGTGGGGACCAGAATGTAATAGAACCATTTCAGAAACAGAAGAGAGTGCAGGAAAAGTCAGTTTGGGAAGGAACAGGATAAGTTTGGCTTTATATGCATTTGCTTTAGGGACAGTCTGAACGAAGTACCCTGAAGGAAAATGGGAATGTAAGAGTTTACTCTTATTgttgtcattattgttattataacaaTCGTGATGGAAATTCATTGGTATAAGCCTCCAATTTAAAATACCATTAACCTTGATATTCGTAGTCCAAACCCCTCAGTCTTTGCTGTGATTAAAAGGAAGTGGAAtggggggctggggtgagggagggatgtcACCACATCCTAGTAACTGTTTTTtttcaccttaaatatatacaatttttatttgtcaattatacttcaattaagctAGGGGAAAGGGGAGGTTTGTCTAAGATGAGTCAGAAATGAGATTAACTTGGTTTAACTGCATTGGACAAAATATATACCATGAAGTCCATATGCATCAATGCATCAAGGTAACAGCCATGTTCTCTAGTAACTGTTTTTATAAGGTGAGTGATGGTGAAGTGAGGCATTGCTTGGAGAAGGTCTCATGGCCATCCAACAAGAAGGCTCATGGGGTATCATTACCTAGAATTAAGCCTTTGTCCATACCTTGATTTGGTCAGAGCTAAGGAAACAGACTGGTACTCAATAAACTAGTAGGAGACTGAAGTCAAATTTATGAGCAATGAATTTTTCCCTTGTGTAGTAATCTCCCCAGTCAAACCAGTGATTGGAAAGTAGCTTGGGGAACAGGGACCTCCAGCAAAGGGAAGTGGATGAAGGTGAATGGTATTTCATCTGGTCAGTGTGAGGCCTGATGTGACACCCGGCCTACAATAGAGCATTTGTCTCTGCTTACTGAAATATTCATGTCCACCATATTTGGAGTCTTTCTCTCCTGGATGGTATGAGATgaactcttacttttttttttttttttttttttgctgtacgctggcctctcactgttgtggcctctcccgttgcggagcacaggctctggacgcgcaggcctactggccatggctcacgggcctagcctctctgcagcatgtggaatattcccggaccagggcacgaacccgtgtctcctgcatcggcaggcggactctcaaccactgagccaccagggaagcccgatgaacTCTTACTTTTTACTTTCCTTTGCTATGCTCTGGTTCAGTGGACCCCAAATGCCATTATTGCCTGTGGAGTACCTGGGGAGCTTGTCTAAATTAGAGTCAGGACCCCATCCCCAGATTCTTTTTGGGGTGTCCACAGTGATGCCTAGGAGTCCAGATGGCTGGCAAGCCTCCAGGAGTTACCAGGACGCACTGAGTGACTTTGAACTAATCTGACTTTGCAGGCAGGTAAGGCTCCCACCTACATGCCTACTTTAGCATGAGCAGTTCGACCTGTGCCTGTTTTATTTGTCTTCTCTTCTGCCAAAGATTTGTTTGAATACAGATTTTCGGCACCTTAAAAGAATCGGTCAATTATTTATCTAAGTTAACCTTGATCTTCTGATTAGCACTGTTTTTCTTAGACAAGGTCATAAAACAACTGCTTAGAGGCCCATCATTAAATTGTAATCAcgttcactcattcaacaattatttattggtCATCTATGCATCAGACAACGTGCTAGGTACCAGAGATCcaacaaagaacaagaaagatTAGCCATCTGCAGTCATATTCTAGTGCAAGAGATGTGGATGGGGTGAAAATAGACAACTTAGAAGTAAAACAATCATTTCAtattgtgataaatgctatgagcAAAATAAGCAGGGTTCAGTGGGAGAAAATCTCAGAGGGGAACATAATTTAGACAAGGTGGACAGGGAACAAATCCCTACAGAGGTGACTTCTGAGTGCCACCAGGCATGCTGGCTGCTAAGAGCTTGAATAACATAGTGACAAGTGGTCATAGAATTGCAAAACTGGAAGCAATGATGTACTGGAAGGTTAGACaatgagggtcagagaggtgatGGAGGTGGCGCAGCCTCTGTCAGTGGCAAGGTCCATGTGAAATGGAGAGACTTCTACGAAAGGCAAGGTAGTCAAGAGAGCAGAGAGTTTATTGGGTGTCAGAGTCACTACACGTGATGACAATAGTGGAGATGAAGAAGCAGAGTCTGAGCCGGGAGCTAAACTCTTCAGTGCACGAAGACGAAAGGTCAGTGGGAAAAGCAGATGACAGcatggggagaggaaaagggaggttGAGTAGGAGACACGTGCTTCACAGATCCACTTTTGATACAATTTAAGTAGCAGGATATCAAATAGACTTTTTTGGTTTCCCTAGTCTTTCTTCACTTGGAAAAGAGGGAATGGCTCATACATGAATGAAATTGTATGATAACATGATTATAGTTACGAAATTATTGTGATAAatggatttagaaaaaaaaacatttcccaagggaaaaacatatatatcactttttGCAAGTGCTTGGAAAACTGAAGTGGTCACCAGAATTTTATAATTGGCATTGCTACAATTTTAAGTTGTAATTTATTACTTTGAACTGTTCTGCGCATTACAGAATGtcccccaaaacaacaaaaatttcaaTCCAAATACAGCTACATTTTGTATCTACATTCAGATGCATTAAATCAACGCTTGAAGGTAACACACTCCTTAATAGCTCAACAATCGTTGATCTACAAAATGATGGAGTTATATTTTATTGCATTACAGGCAAAGCTTAGATAGAAAATTCAGGGCCTTTTCCTTTCTATCTTGTgaataccctttttttttttttttttttttgcattttgtaagATTATATAATTGATACCCACAGAtgcaaagacagtacaaaaacaataacaaacttACTATGATCATAGATTCAAATCAATAACTAGCAGTTTTATCCCAATAATATGCAGATAATTTAGTCTGAGAGTATTAATGTAATACAGCACATGAACATTAAATGAATAACATCATAATAGCCCAAATATATATGCTATAAAATGTGAAGTTTTGGTTCAAAGTGATGCATGGATACCATTTTCATCGTTACATTTTCTATGAAGAAGCTTATTACAAAATGTATATTCCACATGCTTTGCTAAATTGTTCTGGCAGCTTACACGAAATGCGTGCCCCTtggtagcattttaaaataaatattttaagttcctTATCAAATACCCACATTTGTGAATGTGCTTTCAACATTTCCCCTTCTCTATTTTAACAGAACCCCAAGTCCCACATGTCCGAGGATCCcaagaataaagaggaaaatctACTCAATTCTGAGAGGTCTACTAGGGTCTTCACAGAGACCAACCACTCCCAAGGAGAGGCTCAAGTTTTGAGTAGGATCACAGGGTCACCAACAATTCAGTTGATTGAAAAACATCAAGGGACTAAGACCCTTTTCAGGAAGTTCAGCGAAATGAATTGGCCGGTGGATATTCGCACTTTAAACAAAAGCTTAGTCACAGATAGCAAATGGAAGAGAATTGATGCAACTCAAGAAAAACGCAGGTCTTTCCTTCAGGAATTTTGCAAGAAGTTCGGTGGGGTGAGTCGTCCTCAATCCCATCTTTTTCACATGGTCTCCAGGATCTATGtagaagataaacacaaaattTTATACTGCGAAGTACCAAAGGCTGGCTGTTCCAACTGGAAGAGAATTCTGATGGTACTCAACGGATTGGCCCCCTCCGCGTACAACATCTCCCATGATGCTGTTCACTACGGGAAGCATTTGAAAAAGCTCGACAGCTTTGACTTAAAAGGGATTTATACTCGTTTAAATACCTACACCAAAGCTGTGTTTGTTCGTGATCCCATGGAAAGATTAGTGTCTGCATTTAGGGACAAATTTGAACACCCCAATAGTTATTACCATCCAGTATTTGGAAAGGCAATTATAAAGAAATATCGGCCGAATGCCTGTgaagaagaattaaataatggATCTGGCGTCAAATTCAAAGAGTTCATCCACTATTTGCTGGATTCCCACCGTCCAGTAGGAATGGACATTCACTGGGAAAAGATCAGCAAACTCTGCTATCCGTGTTTGATCCACTATGATTTTGTAGGAAAATTTGAAActttggaagaagatgccaaTTACTTTTTACAGCTGATTGGAGCTCCTAAAAAGCTGAAATTTCCCAACTTTAAGGATAGGCACTCTTCTGATAAAAGAACCAATGCTCAGGTGGTGAGACAGTATTTAAAGGATCTGACTAGAACTGAGAGACAATTAATCTATGACTTTTATTACTTGGATTATCTGATGTTTAATTATACAACTCCATTTTTGTAGTGTGCATTCATTTTCTAAAACCCTGGATGTACTTCATGATGATGGCCTCAAATCAGCTAGCTGTAATATTCCTATAATTCTCTCTATGAGAAAAATTTAACTAAGTGCAGTTGTCTTGATTTAAATGAAGATTTTTACCAAAGAGTATGAAACCAATTGGCACAAAGTTATAGGAAAATTACCACAGAGACATGTAAACAACTTCAGTTGCTCTAAAATGTTTGGAAAAGAGCTGCTTTTGCATTATGGATTATATTATAGAAGCAATAACCTAGCCAGCTGCTACATTAGGTACAACTGCCTCTTGCAAGGGTAGGAAAAGTGATCTAAAATGACATGAGTGTATGTCTCCATCCTGGAATCTGTTGTCTAAAGTGCATGGAGATATTTTTAGCAGTCTGTGGCATATGAATCAAATGTTGCATACTCTTCTTACACCCCTGGAAATCTTTCCATCAACTGTAATGATAAATCAATTTTGAAATGGTGTTTTGGACCTGAACATTTTACTTTAGATTGGAAGGCATTATGTGATTTACCATATGAGAATATAGCAGAAAAACCAGATGAAGCTATGGCTTTTTATATTCAACAGCCaataaaaaatgcacaacatgctaAGATCAAAGCAACAAAAGTAAACTTCCTTTTCCAGACGAACTTAAGGGAATTGATTCTGTTTCCTTTTGAGCCCTTTTTGCAGagacaaaatgaatgtaaccacTAAAGGTCCTCACTTTTGAAGCAGGCCACTAAGAAATTTAAGCCTCATCAGATATAAATGTGCTCCTCATTCTGGTTTAATTGGGCAGGGGGGAAATTGTTTCAGGATGGAATAATCATCAAAAACAAAAGTTGCCACTCTGAATATAGATCTCAAACAATAACAAAGTTTTATAAGAATATTATTTGAATCAAAGCACCATGTGCATAGCTTTATATATGGAATGTACTCTAAGAATAGCTTTTGTCTAATTATTCAGCTTgggaatgactttttaaaaactaatatacCACTTCAAAGATAGGTTACATTCTAGAGAATAAACATAGAGCCCCTAGAAACGTTTTTTTAATAGGCTTATGCATAAACAAAATAAGgtattttcttttcaagtttaaATATTCTATACTAACAGAATCAAATACTATTGTATTCAAGCAGTCAATCAAAGTCTTTGGAAAATAGGACCATGTGTCACCCCTATGGAAAGTTGTAAtgcatt
Coding sequences:
- the CHST9 gene encoding carbohydrate sulfotransferase 9 isoform X2, with the translated sequence MQPSEMVMNPKQVFLSVLIFGVAGLLFFMYLQVWIEEQHTVTREKIQDHITNQNPKSHMSEDPKNKEENLLNSERSTRVFTETNHSQGEAQVLSRITGSPTIQLIEKHQGTKTLFRKFSEMNWPVDIRTLNKSLVTDSKWKRIDATQEKRRSFLQEFCKKFGGVSRPQSHLFHMVSRIYVEDKHKILYCEVPKAGCSNWKRILMVLNGLAPSAYNISHDAVHYGKHLKKLDSFDLKGIYTRLNTYTKAVFVRDPMERLVSAFRDKFEHPNSYYHPVFGKAIIKKYRPNACEEELNNGSGVKFKEFIHYLLDSHRPVGMDIHWEKISKLCYPCLIHYDFVGKFETLEEDANYFLQLIGAPKKLKFPNFKDRHSSDKRTNAQVVRQYLKDLTRTERQLIYDFYYLDYLMFNYTTPFL
- the CHST9 gene encoding carbohydrate sulfotransferase 9 isoform X1 is translated as MQPSEMVMNPKQVFLSVLIFGVAGLLFFMYLQVWIEEQHTGRVEQKREQRAASVTREKIQDHITNQNPKSHMSEDPKNKEENLLNSERSTRVFTETNHSQGEAQVLSRITGSPTIQLIEKHQGTKTLFRKFSEMNWPVDIRTLNKSLVTDSKWKRIDATQEKRRSFLQEFCKKFGGVSRPQSHLFHMVSRIYVEDKHKILYCEVPKAGCSNWKRILMVLNGLAPSAYNISHDAVHYGKHLKKLDSFDLKGIYTRLNTYTKAVFVRDPMERLVSAFRDKFEHPNSYYHPVFGKAIIKKYRPNACEEELNNGSGVKFKEFIHYLLDSHRPVGMDIHWEKISKLCYPCLIHYDFVGKFETLEEDANYFLQLIGAPKKLKFPNFKDRHSSDKRTNAQVVRQYLKDLTRTERQLIYDFYYLDYLMFNYTTPFL
- the CHST9 gene encoding carbohydrate sulfotransferase 9 isoform X3, producing the protein MSEDPKNKEENLLNSERSTRVFTETNHSQGEAQVLSRITGSPTIQLIEKHQGTKTLFRKFSEMNWPVDIRTLNKSLVTDSKWKRIDATQEKRRSFLQEFCKKFGGVSRPQSHLFHMVSRIYVEDKHKILYCEVPKAGCSNWKRILMVLNGLAPSAYNISHDAVHYGKHLKKLDSFDLKGIYTRLNTYTKAVFVRDPMERLVSAFRDKFEHPNSYYHPVFGKAIIKKYRPNACEEELNNGSGVKFKEFIHYLLDSHRPVGMDIHWEKISKLCYPCLIHYDFVGKFETLEEDANYFLQLIGAPKKLKFPNFKDRHSSDKRTNAQVVRQYLKDLTRTERQLIYDFYYLDYLMFNYTTPFL